A stretch of DNA from Telopea speciosissima isolate NSW1024214 ecotype Mountain lineage chromosome 5, Tspe_v1, whole genome shotgun sequence:
TAAACAGATGTTCTTCCACCAGTCCTCTCTATTGAGGGCCATAACTTCCATGAAATCACAAGCATCCATGCCTCTCATTACTACTACAATTTCAGCTTTCCCCTTCCCTTTAACACTTTAAACTTGCATCATATCACTACTCCCTGGGGAAATCATTTTTCCTGTTGTACATGTCCAGAACATCTCAGTGGACCGTCCCTCGTCTTGTCACCTAATGGTGCAATCCCAGCTTCTTATTAAAGCCACCAAGGATCGAGATCTCAGTTTCAGACCTGGTTTCGGTCAGGCCCGAAACCAAGACATGCTGGATTTCATTTTGAGATCTCGACACTGGGTTTCGACCCCTGGGTTGAAACTGAGGATCGAAACTTGGGTTTCGACCTTGGGTTTCGTTTTGGCCAGGCCTGAAACCTCAACTCAGAGATTTCTgtcagtttcgaccgagatttagttccatgacTATCACTCTCACCTTTATTCTATCTCAAAATCTCATGGAATCCTTTATTCTATCTCTACATCTCATGGAATTGGCAGAGGCCGATTCTGATCTAGCTGGAAATATCCAGTAATTTCAGTAAAAAAAGTCCTAGAGAACCCGATCTGAATCGCCCGGAATCAAGATCAGTTTCAAATCGGGCACTTTGACTGATCCGCTCCTGATTCCTTCAACCATGCCAGATCTACATCTCAACTGAACTCGTTGCATGTGCATTATTTGTTGGTTGCCTAGATTCTGCTCCAAAAAGCATGGCTGGCACAATGGCATTCCAGTTGACTTACAAAATCAACCTTTCAAGTATGAAGACATTTGTCACAAACACTCTAGAAGCACCTCTCCCCTAGAGCATCCTGCTCTAATTCTACAGGCAACATACTCTTCTTCCCTCCCTCCTTATGGTTAATTATACCAAATAATGAAGACTAGTACTGTAGGAAATATCTCTTTATCATCAATTCTATGCACTCCCTCACACCTACTTCTGTTCAAATCCGGCTTACCACACAACTTTTCTATTCTAAAGCATCATATTCCATAAATCATGTCTCTGATTGTTGCTTGAACCTTTACATTGAGGTTCCATGCACATTTCTAAAACATATTATCGTGCAATACATACAATTCAAAACCTTCCAATACACCTCACATGGATATATTTATCGATTTAGTTTCAAGATGTCAATGAAGGACAGataattactaaattatatacCTTCATAGCTCCATAAAAATAGCTACTGAAGATGCTCCTACATGTACAACATAAATGAGAGATTGCACAGGGGCATATTATAGAATAAAATATTATGCACATTTTCTCAAGCTTCCTTAAGATTCTACTTGCCTAACCAACCTCACCACTGGCACAATCAGCAATATCGTCATCAGTAGGATTGAGGAGATTATATAGGGAATCAGATCCACaagttttttctttattttctctccccccccccccccaaaccaaaaaaaaaaaaagaagaatcagGCAATCTGTAATCCAATCTTCTTCCTAGGAACTACTCTACTTATTATCCATCCAGGCGGGGTGGAACATAATAAATGTCTCTTAATGCATAAATATTTCTCAGCAATTAATCCAACAATAGATCTTATTGATCATCATGCAATGTGGGATATACACaccaatcaaaagaagaaaaacatattgaTCAAGTAATGCGACCCAACTTCCCACAGATACACTCACGAAGCCTGAGAAGGGGTCTGAAAGCAGAATTTCTAAACCTCAAATTCTGCCAGCTACCTAACCATAGCCTTGATACAGAGAAGGTTAAAGGCAGGTCATAAAATTGACTTCTCataacatatttttttagaGATATTCAAAATCTGCATGAaaatttttcatatttaaaaataaCCAATGGAAGATTAAATCTTACTGTATAGTTTTCTTTTCCGGCGAttttacatcaaaacaaatggagccttaataaccaaaaaaataacaagtACTTTGCCTTGTGTAGGTCCTATTTCAATGGGAGCTTGATGAGTCGATTCAAGTACGTGTCTTTCTTCTATTGTTATACTGGGTGTTACTCCAAGTATTTCTTGGCATAAAACAAATAGAGGATTTGTTTCTAtcttttgttgaatttttttcatgGCTTGATAGATAATCTGATAAGCcaatgattttgtttttggggggggtgttTCAATATATGTTTAACCAACATGTTAACTACTCTATTACAATAAATTGCATTGGATTTCGCAATCATAAAATGATACGCAATCCATGGATTCTTGAGAAGAGAGGAGCTAATGATGGTCCCCTCTAGACCACCAGGATCCCACGAGTGAATAGAAAGCTAGATTTACATTGGATCTCACCCAAATCACCCCATCTACCCTCATGAGGAGAAAATGGTTTTAAACTCCGGTTCAAACACGTGTACACCATGCTAATGTGCCTTGGATGATCCACATCTCCGGGTCAGCTGCTGATGAGCACCTTGAACTATACATATTGTTGAAAGCCATCATAACCCAGGTACGATGATGCAATTATCAAGGGAATACTCTAACCACAAAAGTAATAATCTGGTGTGTGGGCCTCTACTAGGGGAGGCCCACTATGGAAAAAGCAAGAGAAACCCgtccctctctttcctttttgcaaCCGATATCCATGATGCCACATGGGAGGGGCGTGGGGACATAAAAAAGGGGATTCCTATCAACTTGTTCCAACTGAGGACCCAGTTTGTCTACAACATGGATGTGGAAGGAATCTCCACACCAGCCCTGCGATGGGACCAACAGCACAATTGAATTTTCACTGAACATTCCAAAATACATCGCACAGAAATAATAACaattacaaaatcaaaaggataAGCATCTCATAATTACAATAACTATCCATCCTACAGAACTTATGGACAACaattacaaaatcaaaaggataAGCATCTCGTATCCACTGAATCTATTCTTTTCATAATTGTATACACTATTAATAAAGAGAAGACAATACAAAGGTGAGAGTTGGTAGGTTACGGGGATGAAGCAAACCTGTTTCGCCATGCTACAAGCTTTCTCTGAAGAGTTGAGTATTTCAAAGTAAAACACAGAGAAATTGAGGGCCAAACCCAATCTTATAGGATGCGTTGGAGCAAGATCAACCAGTGCGATAtccttcaaaagaaaaagaataaaagagcAACCATCAAAACTTAATCATAGATCCTTTCATCCATCGGCATGCCCGATCTCATTGGTAGCTCAACAAATAGACAAAGTAAACCACTTTTAACCCGTAATTAACGCCCAGAATTCTCGGTTCCTTAAATGGTTTAAAagtcaacaaaagaaaaactcataaAACAAGAACTAAAGCAAGCTATGAAATACCTGAGCCGCCTTGTAAGCTTGCATCGTATCTTCAGCAGCTTCCTTACGCTCAGCACCGACCTTGAATTCAGCAAGATATCTATGATAATCACCCTTCATCTTAAGATAAAACACCTTGGATTCACTTACGGAGGCGGATGGGATGAGATGAGCATCCAAAAGCTTCAAGATTCCGGCACAGACACCGGAAAGTTCAGATTCCACCTTAGATCTGTAATCCTTGACAAGCACAACATGTTCTTCGTTCTTACGTCCTTCTTCCTTCTGCTCGATCGAAGACACGATACGCCAGGCCGCACGCAGAGATCCAATCACGTTCTTGTACGCGACCGACAGAAGGTTACGCTCCTCAACTGTAAGCTCACTAACAGATGATGATCCGACTACGAGCTTCTCCATAAAATTCACCATCTCTTCGTATCGCTCGGCCTGCTCGGCTAGCTTCGCCAAGTAAACATACTGTTCTCTGCTTAGGTTATCTGCAGTGACTATCGCCATTGGAGAACTGAAGAGATGGAGTTGCAGCGATTTCCAACGGGGTTTGACACACACAACGAcagaccagagagagagagagagagggattcaGGGAATATAGGGCTTTGATCGAAATCGAAGGGCGAAGGGTTTATATTACGAGGAATTGGATTGCTTTTTGGTATTTGGTCTGGAAAAAAATTGTTGGACTAAATTTTTTAGAacaaaaaactaaataaaaggAGGAAGGGACAAGAGGAGCAAGCGAGTCAATTCCGATTCCACGTTTTTGCCCACCTTGTCTCTGTCAATTTGGTTCTGGGCTTTTTAATGGGTCAGCGGTGGACCTTCTTGGTTAACATTTCATGCCTGAAAATGTTGCTTAAAAGCCCATAGTTGGTCATATATGAATGGGCTTCACCACTTGAACCATTGGTCAACTCTGAATTTGTTATTTCATGTTTTCAACTCTCATTTTTTCTGATACGAATTTTTACccatttaatatttttatacatattaaaattaataaaaataagcaTTGTCTGgtcaatttttttcaaaatgtcacagagtaTTTATTCTGCCACGTGAACAGATGACTAATGGATAGAGAGggcatggtctagattagccgCGTGTCAAATTTTAAtgtttaattcaatcaaatattatGTTTTGTATTGACATATCTACAAGTATTCTAGACAATAAAACCTTAACTCTCGACATATCATAGTCCATTCATATTTTAAGATGAAGATAGGAAAcaacctattacattgaaaatgGCTATGCTTGCATCTTGTTATGGCTTcagttatctttggtaatttggACCACCTTATTCCAATGAcaaaacttttatttcttcGGAAAGAGGTTCACTAGTGATGTGACGCTATGATTGTTTTTGAATTTATCATTAACTCACGGGGAAAAGTTCTCTATAGGGCAGTGTGTGCCCTACACCCAGACAGTGGGagaaaaatgaccaccctatagATGCAGCCGTGCACGTTCCCGTTAGCCCAGATGAGCATgtaggggccatgctccccacagagaactcttgccCTTAACTCTCACACCCGATTGTTTCCAGTCACATATACTCTTCTTGGGTTTAAGAAGAGGATTTAGATGTCTATGGGATTGAATTCTTCCTTCACTGTGGGTGGAAAAAGACTCAGACCTCTTCCGATAGTATCTTCAAGTTCTCACAAGGGTCAAATGGCATACAATcatgtatgtatgtgtgtgtgtgtgtgtgtagcccagttatctaccaaaaaaaaaatgtatgtatgtgtgtgtgtgactcATACTCttgtaaattttattattagcgAAAAAGAACACTGCTTGGTCGCGTGTCTCCTGCGTCCAAACACAAGAGTGCATGAATTTACAGCCCAGCCCCTCTTGAAATAATAAATCCTATCTGTGGTGATACCCCTgcatgcgctctcattggccttcGCATGGGTGTAGGGCTACACGACCAAACATATATCTCTTGccctaatttttattattattttctatcctccccttcccctcccaacaaaatataaataaggaaatagctggtgtgggacccacttacTAGTAAGTTAGACCATATCCTCCTCCATAGTTCTTTGTAACACACAGTTTTTGACTTTTTCTCTTGGttttggggggttgggggagggggagggaggtggCGAAGATGGTGTGGAACTAGCCACACAACCACCAGTCTACAGCATAATATTTATTAAGTTTACACCTATTTTGAAATCCACTATTTTTTAATGAGTCAATCTATTTATAGATCCATTTGGATTGATAAATCAATGAATATATTTATAGTACTACCACTTCTAAAGCATGCATTCCATGTCCTAGACTGCCTTAACAATGCGTCTCTCACAAGTTTTAGTTATCAATTCTGGCCCATAATAAGATGGGCTAGAAAATGAAAAACACAAAGCCCATTACAAGTTGGGCCCAATACAATGTGGGTTCTTTCTTAGTATAATCATTGAAAACTACCTTTATCTCTAAATGAAGTTATTTTGGAATCGTTGCAGTAAATACTTccccaataaataaaaaataaaaagggtagTTAATGCCTAATAAAACTTTCCTACATTTTAGGCTATCCTCGGATACCTTTATGACTGGATTCCATTGTGGCACTGCAACCCTTATCTTCTTCAGTTATTTTAACAAATTGCCAGCAAGGCAGATTAAAGCCTttaacctttttcctttttttatataaagCTGAGTTAAGCTAATCACTAGCTCCAATCCGATTTTGAATTCCTGAGAGGTGGTGAGATGTGACACCATTCTGGTAGCATCACATTTGTATTGCCACACTTAATAATACAGCCCAATTAATATATGCCATGTGGCAATTCATCTGACCATCAAATTTGTTGGTACACCCATAAGGTTTCCTTTAGGGAGCAGGGGCTAGCACGGTCACAgaattttatcctctcaagtgcagtgcactgCAGAATCCAACCATTGAAACGtatggttggattcttaagtgagGTGCACCTCCCAATACACctcacttgagaggataaaaatctgCATGGTCACACTTACTTTTGTGTTTATAAAACCGGATGGATAGTATTTCCTTAAAGTGGAGTTGAACAGTAAATGGAACCCTAATTTCCTTTTGTAGGGTTGGTTTTTTATCCTCATTCATTATAAATAGTTGACAGTGCCTCATTAAGTGATCAACACAAGAAATCTAAAGTTGAATTGAGAAGAGGGTAGATCAGGGAATTAGAAGAGGGATTGTTGaaaaattatctgctccatttccttcCCGGTCCAATTCCCCAAGTCTCTCTAATaggggatggaccccacccaggcaggggtaggatggtcattctATCCCCCATTAGAGGAATTTGgggaaatggaacagataaagATCTGGGATAATTCCACTTCACCCATGGATTCAAGTACACCATTACCACCTtcgttattattattatatgttCATTGATCTTCATATGATTTGAATTccacaataattttttttcggCACCTTTTTGATTACATTTCTACCCCCACCTCTTACAACTGTATCCATAGTACATACATGATCGTGCATAAAAATTGGATCCTTTATGTTTATACATCGAAAAAATATTGGTCAAAGTATTAAAAGTCAGAAATTATCAACCGTCCAAAATATTATAGAATTAGATGATAGGGTTGGATATGGCCTAGTCCATTCAACCGCCACGTCATCAGTCGTGTGGCCAAAATTGATTAAGACGTGTTGTTAAGCTTGGCAACACTCCTGTTCTACCAAATTTTTGCTGTCTTTATTTTATAAAGAAGTAAATGTCAACAAAAATAATTTGTTAGGTACTGGAATGAACTTGCCCCTTATTTTCCATTGGTGGCCGAGATTCCCATCCAAGGGTGGACTAATAGGTAGTACATGTAATCATACATTTGTTTGACCTGCTTTTATAAATAAGTGATAAAgtaaggttttttatttttattttattgcattTCATTGGTGAAGTATACCACTTGTTCATAGAAtcctctccatttttttttttttttaatttttataaaaagtgGGCAACGATGATTACCAAATGCAACAGTAAGTGAGAAAGGATAATAATTTATGAAAATTCTTTATTGATTTTCAGGCAAACAAAGAGAAACGACATATTCTGCCGCTAATGTtgcattaaaaaagaaaaaagattctGCGCATGATGTAATAAGATAAAGTAGTCcacaaataataaaatgaagTGATGCGGCTATTCCACCGCACGCCTCGTcccattgaaacttgaaagtggCGTCTCACATGGCCACATAGGGTATAAGTGATCCACaaatatttttctttgggtcggtgttctttgtgggatctttatctcctcctgTTTCTTGATCGGTTCggttccccaattcctctaataaggggggttgGAATGATCACCTCACCCTgtccaaacactctgcccggatGGGGTctaccatccccctattagaggaactgtgGAACTAGGTTAGGCaaagaattggaggagataatttttcttatttgtGTAGGGAGTGTGGTCCCTGTGTGTGCATGAGAGCCAATGAGAATACACGCGTTGACATCTTGGGAGTGGGATTTTCGCTTTCATGGGGGTAGGCGATCATTTCACCTCTTTATGTGTCTGTATGTGGGCGGTGCACTCCCCCCACAACTAGCTTAAAGTGATCCACCATTATAGTGTACCATATTTGTTAAGGAAAAAAGTTCTCAGTTTGAAAGTGTGCCCTACGCCAGCTCTCCCAtgactctatctctctcctctccatatgaaaagacacctctgcccccttgttttgaagagaagagagatagacacctgggagtgctagcgtaggccacactctcgtacagaaaactacttcccatttgCTAAAATTAAGCTCAATTATGTAAATAGATGGTGGACCTCcatgcaatggtaaggttgttcTATTGCAATCTAGTGGTCATTGGTTTGAGTTGGGAAATAATTTCTTAGTGAAGTGGGGATAAAATtgtatacattatgaccctttcCAAATCCTATAGTGCTGAGAACCTCGAGTACGCCATTTTTTATATGAATTAGACCATATGTCAGGGTGTCACATTTTAGGCGAGCACGATAGGATATGCCCATATATTGTTTTGGTCTGGTGTCATGCCGATAAATAGTTCAATCTACCAAAGTCAATCCAAAATCGATAATCAGTGTTTTGGTTGGTTTCGTTCTTGATGAGTCATAAAAGCATTCCCCAATCAAAGATTGACACTTGTCGGGTTCAGCATCGAGTGGAAGAGTCCGGTCACGAGAAGGAACCATGCCTCGGTCCGCCTAGGGCTGGTTCAAGTGGGATCCTCAAGCTAACCTCTCCGGGATTAACAATAAGGCTGACCTCTCCAGGGTCATCAACTTGGCTGACCTCGCCAGGGTCATTAACTCATCCGACCTCGCCAGGGTCATCAACTTGGTTGACCTTGCCAGGTTCATCCACTCGATCGACCTTGTCAGGGTCATTAACTCATCCGACGCCAGGGTCATCAACTTGGCTGACCTCGCCAGGGTCATCAACTCGATCAACCTCGTCAGGGTCATCAACTTGGCCGACCTCGTCAGGGTCATCAACTTGGCCGACCGACCTCGCTAAGGTCATCAACCTGGTCGACTTCACTAGGATCATCAACCTGGCCGACTTCGCAATAGTTAGCAACCAAGCCTACCCCTTCAGTATTAGCTATTGGTCGGATATCCCAAACCGAGCCCTCATACGAAGTGATAACTGTAACCGGCCCGAATcgcggagccacgtcagcacatcccgacgATCACGGTACATGTTGATTTAGCTGAATTTAACCATTATCCAACGACGAAATTGTATCACTCTCAAATGAGGACTTTTACTAAATGAAGAGTCCCTTTCCGAATATGATACCAACTAACAGACTCCTACTGAAaataggactcttaccttacgAGGACTCTTCTCCGCCGCCCTTTATCGTTCTATAAATACCCATGTATGAAGCTTAAACGCTATCTCATTTTTTGTGAAGTTGAATTGCTGCTAAAATGGAGACCTGACTTAGACATCAAAGAGTCTTCGGCCAGAGCCACACCGACTCTCTTTTGTTCACTCGATTTTTTACAGGTTCATCCCAGGTGGATCAGACCGGAGGTTTCCTGATGCAACAGTTCTATTATTGGTTTCTTTTGACAGCCCCTTTCTGATTATTGGTTTGATCTCACTTTTTatgtataaataaaaaagacaaaaaatgtAAATAACAATGAATTTTATTAGCTTTTTTTTTCCTATCCCTAGTTTtgaaaaaatccaaatccaatctTTCCGTCTCACATTCAGGTATGAGATGGATTTTTGTTATTCCATGTGATTATGGAAAGAAATTGATTTCATTACTATTTTTTATTCCCCCCACCACTACTCTCACCATGGATGTACTTAAGAgtcattttctttaattttattttggtttctcatgttttttttatatgatcagTCCCTAATCAATTCTGACAAATGTGTGATTTTTTACTGTTGCTGCTgtaaatttttatttccttagGCTAGCACAGAATCGATTGTGCTTTCAACGAGTTACTCCTCTATCACACCATGTTGTGTCTCTTATTTCTCGTTGGTTTCATGAATTTAATGCTCCTTACTGATCAACCTAGTGGGGTTTTTGGTGCTATTAATTCAACCCCTCCATTTACTATTTTTGACTTAGTAGGATCGAGTTTTCTTTCAGACTTGGTGGATGGGATCCCATTCAATTACGTGGTTCACCCAAGGTAGGCTATATCCACGATCGAGTGATAAGATGAGTTTCCTATATTTAACGTCTTGCATAGTACAATATAGAGAAACTCTAATCTCTGAAATTATAAAATTGCCCCCCAATATAAACAACTCTCAAAAAATTCAGGGACTATCAATATTAAGGAAGAATCAACGGTACTTTTTGGATTAAGTTGAgattaggcttcaccaataacactaaTTACAAGAGTGATTTGGGTGGTAAAgatttagaatttttttcttgtccTGTTCCCTGACCGAtacagtggtccagttcctctcatagggaggtgAAAATGATGTTTTAACCTACCTTGAGCAGTGTGTTTGGATAGGGGGTTAGATCGTTATTTTTCACCCCCATGGGAGGATCTGGATCACTGTACCGGACAGAGAACAAGAGACGATAATGATCCATAGCAAAGCGGCAATGAATGGCTAAGATGATTCCTGTCTCATTTGACTGTCATTATTTAGCCACCACTTGGGGGTGTCTTACCCACCTGGCAGCATGAGAACCTTTTTCTCATATGTTTTATAGAAGAATAACACCTGATACTACATGCCTTCATTTTCTGCCACGTGTATATGACTCCTGATCTTTACGGCGTACATTTCTCCTGACGTTTAAACAGTTAGATATCCCTTGGATTCAGAGAACCATGGACACAAACACCATCCAACGGCGAAAGCCTACAGAGTAAAGGCCGCATCTTACTCCTTCCGGTTGAGGTCTTATATCAATAGAGAGTATAGACTGGAGAAGCGCTTCAGTAGTTCACTCTCGTCAGCGTTTTTACTAGAGCAATTAGCAGCAATATCAATTGTTCGGAATGGAGCTCTGTACATCCCTCGCCATCTCCAACCTTTCCCAGAAAAGACTCTTTGCTCCAAGTTCCTCTCCGCTAGGCTTTACAGCTTCTCTGCCTCCCAAGAAAACCACAATCTCTTACAGAAATTCAGGTTTGTTTCCCATTCCATCCTCTTTTGTAGTCCACATTCTGCGCTATCAGAAACCTAGATTTCTGTTTCAGAATTTGAATCTAtggtttcttattcttctcGACTTTGATCCTTATTGCAATCTTCCTGTTTTGTGCTTCATGTGGCGCGTTCTTTGGTCTTGGATGCTTGAATTACGGTTATGGGGAGTAGAATAAAGCATTTTTGTgttgtttgggtttacaaaAGATAACGGAGAAGATTTGGAAACTGGGTTTTGGTTTAATTGTCATAGTTAAAAGAGATAAAACCTATGTAAATGCAACCCTATGAAGTGATTCAGTTTTGCCCATCAAGCTACGTTTCAGTGGTTTTGGGCAGGTTTGGTTTATATCAGAGGGTCCCTTTTAATGGAATAGCTAGGGTTTCCTTGTGGAAGCTAACTCTCTAGCAACGTGTCAAGTTTATTTTGAGTTGTTTTCTTTGCATTGACGTCTCTGAGAGGTGCGCGTGTAATGattgttaattaatttatttactttataACAATATAGCGTAACTTGATAAGTTTAACATAGGatatttagtttctaattttattccCAATATTTTTCCCTCATCTGCCGAAGAATAaatcattttcccttttttagaAACTGCAATGTAGAAGGAAacgaacaaaagaaatataaagtTCCATATGTCTGTTGATCTAAGCCCTGGAGCTGATCTTGTGTGGAATGGTTGGAATGCAATACCTTTGTTTGAGAAGTCATTGTTTAATGAAGGATGTAGCCTACATGTTACATTTAGAGTGATTCTAATGATCCACTGTGATGATGGATTTTCTCTTCTATTTGAAGTTGCAATTTCTATCTGGATCTGATGAAATTGTTTTCAATGGTATTGATAGGCAAAATGGTTGGGTGAGGGAAGAAGGGGTTGAAGATCAGATAAATGATTAAGTATAATCCAAACTCCATAATCTATGGTTTTATAGTGGAAGTCCCATGACATTAATATAATATTGAAGGGCTATCACATGAGACATGTTTCTTGTATCATACCCTGTCAATTCACAAACCGGAAGCGATTTGAGTAAATTTGAATAGTTGAACTGAATGATTAGTGAATAGCGTGGCAAGACAAACATTTTGACTCACTTGTTTAGTGTACAATGCAAGTGTGAAccaaaaacaaggaaactaCTAGTTTGTACTTGTTTAGTGTGCATtgcaaggtttttttttcttgcaactTCATGGCACTTTTATAAATGCTCTGCTGTTTAGGGCTTTCAATGGTAGGAAAACATGATTCCTTTCGCttcatttgatggcatttttaCAAAGCAAATGTGAACCGAAAACAAGGAAACTACTAGTTTATACTTGTTTAGTGTGCATTGCAAGGTTTTTTCTTGCAACCTCATGGCACTTTTATAAATGCTCTGCTGTTTAGGGCTTTCAATGGTAGGAAAACATGATTCCTTTCGCTTCATTTGATGGTTTTAAAGGAGTGAATAGTGACATGTTGGATGATAAGATCATCTGTGTTTTGCGAGGGATTGACTACATTAACATCAAGCTATTCATTTATACAAAAGGATATTTATTTATCTAAACCAAATTCagggttttgtttttctttttttttttctgaattatCTGTATCTATAGCTTTTGAGTATCTAATTATACATACCTATTGATTATGCTATGGTTGTAGATATGCTTAATTCTGATGTTATTTATCCACTGTTGTGTACTACGATTTCCTGGTATTCTGGTTTATAACTTTTTCTGTCAGTCAGTTTGTGGATGCTTCAACGTTTTGACTGGATCTTTGAAGTTATAGCGTTTCCCCTCATCTTGGACAGATTAACAAAGTTTTAGTAATGATGTTTTTTTGTCCTCTTTCTCTGAATTTGTTAATGAAAAGAAGGAGGAAAACTGTTAGTTGAGCATTAAAATTGCATGGTTTTGTGCTTTTATGCAGAAAAAAGTTCT
This window harbors:
- the LOC122661279 gene encoding 14-3-3-like protein GF14 kappa isoform X1, whose translation is MAIVTADNLSREQYVYLAKLAEQAERYEEMVNFMEKLVVGSSSVSELTVEERNLLSVAYKNVIGSLRAAWRIVSSIEQKEEGRKNEEHVVLVKDYRSKVESELSGVCAGILKLLDAHLIPSASVSESKVFYLKMKGDYHRYLAEFKVGAERKEAAEDTMQAYKAAQDIALVDLAPTHPIRLGLALNFSVFYFEILNSSEKACSMAKQAFEEAIAELDTLGEESYKDSTLIMQLLRDNLTLWTSDVQEQLDEA
- the LOC122661279 gene encoding 14-3-3 protein 1 isoform X3, which translates into the protein MAIVTADNLSREQYVYLAKLAEQAERYEEMVNFMEKLVVGSSSVSELTVEERNLLSVAYKNVIGSLRAAWRIVSSIEQKEEGRKNEEHVVLVKDYRSKVESELSGVCAGILKLLDAHLIPSASVSESKVFYLKMKGDYHRYLAEFKVGAERKEAAEDTMQAYKAAQDIALVDLAPTHPIRLGLALNFSVFYFEILNSSEKACSMAKQAFEEAIAELDTLGEESYKDSTLIMQLLRDNLTLWTSDVEQLDEA
- the LOC122661279 gene encoding 14-3-3-like protein GF14 kappa isoform X2, with the protein product MAIVTADNLSREQYVYLAKLAEQAERYEEMVNFMEKLVVGSSSVSELTVEERNLLSVAYKNVIGSLRAAWRIVSSIEQKEEGRKNEEHVVLVKDYRSKVESELSGVCAGILKLLDAHLIPSASVSESKVFYLKMKGDYHRYLAEFKVGAERKEAAEDTMQAYKAAQDIALVDLAPTHPIRLGLALNFSVFYFEILNSSEKACSMAKQAFEEAIAELDTLGEESYKDSTLIMQLLRDNLTLWTSDLQEQLDEA